AAACGCAGAATACTGCATGCTAAAGGAGACGCCACCGGTGCAGAGATAATGCGCACTTTAATGTACCAGGTAGAAGAACAGGGTAAGGCGCAAATATTAGAACAACACTTTGTGGTGGACCTATTGGTGAAAGACAATGTGTGTTATGGTGTGCTGGCCTTTGATGAAATATCCGGCAGTTACCGGGTTTTCTATGCCAAAGCAGTGGTGCTGGCAGCGGGTGGTGCAGGGCAACTGTACAGACATACCACCAACCCAGAGGTGGCCACAGGGGATGGCATTGCCCTTTGCTACCGGGCCGGGGCAGAGGTAATGGATATGGAGTTTGTGCAATTTCACCCCACTGCGCTGGTTTTGCCCGAGGCGCCGCGGTTTTTAATTTCCGAAGCCGTTCGGGGAGAGGGCGGAATTTTGCGCAATAGCAATGGTGAGCGCTTTATGCCACGCTACCATGGCATGGCGGAATTGGCACCCAGGGATATCGTTTCCCGGGCCATACTATCTGAAATGGCCAATACCGATAAAGACTGTGTTTATTTAGATTTAACCCATATGTCCGCAGACAAAATAACCGAGCGATTCCCCACCATTACTAACACTTGCTTGCGTTATGGTTTAGATATAACTAAAGAAATGATACCGGTTGCTCCAGCAGCCCATTACATCATGGGTGGTGTAAAAACTAACTTTAATGGTGAAACTTCTATTATGGGACTTTTTGCTTGTGGAGAGGTGGCCTGCTTAGGCGTACACGGCGCCAATCGCTTAGCCAGTAACTCGCTGCTGGATGGTTTGGTTTTTGGTCGACGCATTGTAGAATACATAAAAAAACACCTGGGCTATTATCACGCCAGTAGGTCTAAGATTAAATTTACCTGTGAAGGGTTGCTGGAACCAACCGGTGACTTTAATGCCATTAGAGATGCCGTTAAGGCGACCATGACCGAGAATGTGGGACCACTGCGTACCAGCCAAAGACTTAATCAAGCATTATCTTTTTTTGAACAATATAGTTGGCTGGACAAACATCGTTGTCGCAACCCCAGGGAAATGGAAATTCGCAACATGATAGAAGTAGGTAGATTAATTACCGAAGCCGCCCTAATGAGAACCGAGAGCAGGGGCGGGCACTTTAGGCTTGACTATCCAGAAACTATGTCTCGCTGGAAGAAACATGTCATTATGAGACGTTAGGAGAGAAACATATGGAACTGAATCCGCTATTATTAAATGACCTCATACATCGCAGTTTACTGGAAGATATGGGAACTGGCGATATTACCACCAACAGCACAGTGGCAGCAGATGCAACGGCCACTGGAATTATTCATGC
This Peptococcaceae bacterium 1198_IL3148 DNA region includes the following protein-coding sequences:
- the nadB gene encoding L-aspartate oxidase; translated protein: MERHYLVNFDTDSLPQEETELLIIGGGIAGLYTAWHAAQAGLKVVLLTKRTMIDSNSDRAQGGIAAALGKTDSPELHYQDTLLAGAGLCDLKAVKILVTEGPKRVQELIDMGANFDHYGKELSMTKEGAHSKRRILHAKGDATGAEIMRTLMYQVEEQGKAQILEQHFVVDLLVKDNVCYGVLAFDEISGSYRVFYAKAVVLAAGGAGQLYRHTTNPEVATGDGIALCYRAGAEVMDMEFVQFHPTALVLPEAPRFLISEAVRGEGGILRNSNGERFMPRYHGMAELAPRDIVSRAILSEMANTDKDCVYLDLTHMSADKITERFPTITNTCLRYGLDITKEMIPVAPAAHYIMGGVKTNFNGETSIMGLFACGEVACLGVHGANRLASNSLLDGLVFGRRIVEYIKKHLGYYHASRSKIKFTCEGLLEPTGDFNAIRDAVKATMTENVGPLRTSQRLNQALSFFEQYSWLDKHRCRNPREMEIRNMIEVGRLITEAALMRTESRGGHFRLDYPETMSRWKKHVIMRR